Proteins found in one Ischnura elegans chromosome 11, ioIscEleg1.1, whole genome shotgun sequence genomic segment:
- the LOC124168491 gene encoding sodium/potassium-transporting ATPase subunit alpha isoform X1 has protein sequence MYTSSSLSAESNPSTTKGYRQKSERDMIPGFALDTVEVLHSTMMVLDDNPSQHGRSDSYRVATIPSIRDDNKTADGMPKSRRKHPKKTKSEKADDLDDLKQELDIDHHKISIEELYQRLQSNPDTGLSHAKAKENLERDGPNALTPPKQTPEWVKFCKNLFGGFALLLWIGAILCFIAYSIQASTVEEPADDNLYLGVVLAAVVIITGCFSYYQESKSSKIMESFKNMVPQFATVLRDGEKLTLRAEDIVIGDVVEVKFGDRIPADIRIIESRGFKVDNSSLTGESEPQSRGPEFTNENPLETKNLAFFSTNAVEGTAKGIVISCGDNTVMGRIAGLASGLDTGETPIAKEIHHFIHLITGVAVFLGVTFFVIAFILGYHWLDAVIFLIGIIVANVPEGLLATVTVCLTLTAKRMASKNCLVKNLEAVETLGSTSTICSDKTGTLTQNRMTVAHMWFDNQIIEADTTEDQSGVQYDRTSPGFKALARIATLCNRAEFKGGQDGVPILKKEVNGDASEAALLKCMELALGDVLSIRKRNKKVCEIPFNSTNKYQVSIHETEEANDPRHLLVMKGAPERILDRCSTIFINGKEKVLDEEMKEAFNNAYLELGGLGERVLGFCDFMLPSDKFPLGFHFDCDDPNFPISNLRFVGLMSMIDPPRAAVPDAVAKCRSAGIKVIMVTGDHPITAKAIAKSVGIISEGNETVEDIAQRLNIPVSEVNPREAKAAVVHGSELRELSSDQLDEILRHHTEIVFARTSPQQKLIIVEGCQRMGAIVAVTGDGVNDSPALKKADIGVAMGIAGSDVSKQAADMILLDDNFASIVTGVEEGRLIFDNLKKSIAYTLTSNIPEISPFLLFILADVPLPLGTVTILCIDLGTDMVPAISLAYEEAESDIMKRQPRNPFTDKLVNERLISMAYGQIGMIQAAAGFFVYFVIMAENGFLPMKLLGIRKQWDSKAVNDLTDSYGQEWTYRDRKTLEYTCHTAFFASIVIVQWADLIICKTRRNSIVHQGMKNWVLNFGLLFETALAAFLSYTPGMDKGLRMFPLKFAWWLPALPFSLAIFIYDESRRFYLRRNPGGWLEQETYY, from the exons CATGGACGTTCTGATTCATATCGCGTTGCGACGATCCCTTCCATACGAGATGACAACAAGACTGCTGATGGAATGCCGAAG TCGAGGAGGAAACACCCTAAGAAGACCAAATCAGAAAAAGCTGATGACCTCGATGATTTGAAACAGGAGTTAGATATCGACCATCATAAAATATCAATCGAAGAACTATATCAACGCCTACAATCAAACCCTGATACT GGTCTTTCACATGCCAAGGCCAAGGAAAACTTGGAACGAGATGGCCCAAACGCCCTCACACCTCCTAAACAAACCCCAGAATGGGTCAAATTCTGCAAGAACCTCTTTGGAGGCTTTGCCTTACTTTTATGGATTGGTGCAATCCTCTGCTTCATTGCCTATTCCATTCAGGCGAGCACAGTTGAAGAGCCTGCTGATGATAAT TTATACCTGGGTGTTGTACTGGCTGCTGTGGTTATCATCACTGGGTGCTTTTCGTATTATCAAGAAAGCAAGAGTTCTAAAATCATGGAGTCTTTCAAAAACATGGTTCCCCAG TTTGCTACAGTGCTTCGTGATGGTGAAAAGTTGACCTTAAGAGCTGAAGACATTGTTATAGGTGATGTTGTTGAGGTTAAGTTTGGAGATCGTATTCCAGCAGACATCCGTATCATCGAATCTCGAGGCTTTAAGGTGGATAACTCTTCCCTCACTGGTGAATCTGAACCTCAAAGCCGTGGCCCTGAATTCACCAATGAAAATCCACTTGAAACCAAAAATTTGGCTTTCTTCTCCACTAATGCTGTGGAAG GCACTGCTAAGGGCATTGTGATAAGCTGTGGTGACAATACTGTCATGGGACGAATTGCTGGTTTGGCTTCAGGCCTTGATACTGGCGAGACCCCCATTGCTAAGGAAATCCACCATTTCATTCACTTGATCACTGGAGTAGCTGTGTTCTTAGGTGTAACCTTCTTCGTAATTGCTTTCATTCTTGGTTATCACTGGCTGGATGCTGTCATTTTCCTCATTGGTATCATTGTAGCCAATGTGCCAGAAGGATTGCTGGCTACTGTCACG GTGTGTTTGACTCTAACTGCCAAACGAATGGCTTCCAAGAACTGCCTTGTGAAGAATTTGGAAGCTGTAGAAACCTTGGGATCCACCTCCACCATCTGCTCTGATAAAACTGGCACCCTTACCCAAAACAGGATGACAGTGGCTCACATGTGGTTTGACAATCAGATCATTGAAGCTGATACCACTGAGGATCAGTCTG GAGTACAATACGACAGGACAAGCCCAGGTTTCAAGGCATTGGCTCGCATTGCTACCCTCTGCAATCGTGCTGAGTTCAAGGGAGGTCAAGATGGTGTACCAATTCTTAAAAA GGAAGTTAATGGTGATGCTTCTGAGGCTGCCCTTCTGAAATGTATGGAATTGGCTCTTGGAGATGTTTTGAGTATCCGAAAGCGCAACAAGAAGGTGTGTGAAATTCCATTCAACTCGACCAACAAATACCAGGTGTCAATTCATGAAACAGAAGAAGCAAATGACCCACGACACTTGCTTGTGATGAAGGGTGCTCCAGAGCGAATCTTGGACAGGTGCTCCACCATCTTCATCAACGGAAAGGAGAAGGTTCTGGATGAAGAGATGAAAGAGGCTTTCAACAATGCTTACTTGGAACTTGGTGGTCTTGGAGAGCGAGTTTTGG GTTTCTGTGACTTCATGCTGCCGTCTGACAAATTCCCTCTGGGATTCCACTTTGACTGTGATGACCCTAACTTCCCCATCTCAAATCTCCGATTTGTTGGCCTCATGTCTATGATTGATCCTCCCCGAGCTGCTGTGCCTGATGCTGTTGCCAAGTGCCGTTCTGCTGGTATTAAGGTCATCATGGTTACTGGTGATCATCCTATCACTGCCAAGGCTATTGCCAAGTCTGTTGGAATTATTTCTGAAG GAAATGAAACTGTTGAAGACATTGCCCAGCGTTTGAATATCCCAGTTTCTGAAGTCAATCCCAGGGAAGCTAAGGCAGCTGTTGTCCACGGATCGGAACTGAGAGAATTGTCATCTGACCAGCTGGATGAAATTTTGAG GCATCATACAGAAATTGTGTTTGCCAGAACTTCTCCTCAGCAGAAACTCATCATTGTTGAAGGCTGTCAGCGAATGGGAGCAATTGTGGCTGTGACAGGTGACGGTGTGAATGACTCTCCTGCTCTGAAAAAAGCTGACATTG gTGTTGCCATGGGTATCGCAGGTTCTGATGTGTCCAAACAAGCTGCTGACATGATTCTGCTTGATGATAACTTTGCCTCCATTGTGACTGGTGTAGAGGAAGGACGACTGATTTTTGACAACCTGAAGAAGTCCATTGCCTACACCCTGACTTCCAACATTCCTGAAATTTCACCTTTCCTGCTTTTCATCTTGGCTGATGTACCTCTTCCTCTTGGCACTGTCACCATTCTTTGCATTGATTTGGGAACTGACATG GTCCCTGCCATTTCCCTGGCCTATGAAGAAGCTGAATCTGATATCATGAAGCGACAGCCCCGAAATCCTTTCACAGATAAACTTGTAAACGAAAG GCTAATTTCCATGGCCTATGGGCAAATTGGAATGATCCAAGCGGCTGCTGGCTTCTTTGTATACTTTGTAATCATGGCAGAGAATGGTTTCTTGCCAATGAAACTCCTTGGAATCCGAAAGCAGTGGGATTCCAAGGCTGTAAATGATCTGACTGACTCCTATGGCCAAGAATGG ACTTACCGGGACAGGAAGACCCTTGAGTACACTTGCCATACAGCCTTCTTTGCCTCCATTGTCATTGTACAGTGGGCTGACTTAATTATCTGCAAAACCCGACGAAACTCAATTGTTCATCAGGGAATGAA GAATTGGGTGTTGAACTTTGGGCTGTTGTTTGAAACTGCGTTGGCTGCTTTCTTGTCATACACTCCTGGAATGGACAAAGGATTGAGAATGTTCCCTCTGAA
- the LOC124168491 gene encoding sodium/potassium-transporting ATPase subunit alpha isoform X3 yields MYTSSSLSAESNPSTTKGYRQKSERDMIPGFALDTVEVLHSTMMVLDDNPSQHGRSDSYRVATIPSIRDDNKTADGMPKSRRKHPKKTKSEKADDLDDLKQELDIDHHKISIEELYQRLQSNPDTGLSHAKAKENLERDGPNALTPPKQTPEWVKFCKNLFGGFALLLWIGAILCFIAYSIQASTVEEPADDNLYLGVVLAAVVIITGCFSYYQESKSSKIMESFKNMVPQFATVLRDGEKLTLRAEDIVIGDVVEVKFGDRIPADIRIIESRGFKVDNSSLTGESEPQSRGPEFTNENPLETKNLAFFSTNAVEGTAKGIVISCGDNTVMGRIAGLASGLDTGETPIAKEIHHFIHLITGVAVFLGVTFFVIAFILGYHWLDAVIFLIGIIVANVPEGLLATVTVCLTLTAKRMASKNCLVKNLEAVETLGSTSTICSDKTGTLTQNRMTVAHMWFDNQIIEADTTEDQSGVQYDRTSPGFKALARIATLCNRAEFKGGQDGVPILKKEVNGDASEAALLKCMELALGDVLSIRKRNKKVCEIPFNSTNKYQVSIHETEEANDPRHLLVMKGAPERILDRCSTIFINGKEKVLDEEMKEAFNNAYLELGGLGERVLGFCDFMLPSDKFPLGFHFDCDDPNFPISNLRFVGLMSMIDPPRAAVPDAVAKCRSAGIKVIMVTGDHPITAKAIAKSVGIISEGNETVEDIAQRLNIPVSEVNPREAKAAVVHGSELRELSSDQLDEILRHHTEIVFARTSPQQKLIIVEGCQRMGAIVAVTGDGVNDSPALKKADIGVAMGIAGSDVSKQAADMILLDDNFASIVTGVEEGRLIFDNLKKSIAYTLTSNIPEISPFLLFILADVPLPLGTVTILCIDLGTDMVPAISLAYEAPESDIMKRRPRDPYRDNLVNRRLISMAYGQIGMIQAAAGFFVYFVIMAENGFLPMKLLGIRKQWDSKAVNDLTDSYGQEWTYRDRKTLEYTCHTAFFASIVIVQWADLIICKTRRNSIVHQGMKNWVLNFGLLFETALAAFLSYTPGMDKGLRMFPLKFAWWLPALPFSLAIFIYDESRRFYLRRNPGGWLEQETYY; encoded by the exons CATGGACGTTCTGATTCATATCGCGTTGCGACGATCCCTTCCATACGAGATGACAACAAGACTGCTGATGGAATGCCGAAG TCGAGGAGGAAACACCCTAAGAAGACCAAATCAGAAAAAGCTGATGACCTCGATGATTTGAAACAGGAGTTAGATATCGACCATCATAAAATATCAATCGAAGAACTATATCAACGCCTACAATCAAACCCTGATACT GGTCTTTCACATGCCAAGGCCAAGGAAAACTTGGAACGAGATGGCCCAAACGCCCTCACACCTCCTAAACAAACCCCAGAATGGGTCAAATTCTGCAAGAACCTCTTTGGAGGCTTTGCCTTACTTTTATGGATTGGTGCAATCCTCTGCTTCATTGCCTATTCCATTCAGGCGAGCACAGTTGAAGAGCCTGCTGATGATAAT TTATACCTGGGTGTTGTACTGGCTGCTGTGGTTATCATCACTGGGTGCTTTTCGTATTATCAAGAAAGCAAGAGTTCTAAAATCATGGAGTCTTTCAAAAACATGGTTCCCCAG TTTGCTACAGTGCTTCGTGATGGTGAAAAGTTGACCTTAAGAGCTGAAGACATTGTTATAGGTGATGTTGTTGAGGTTAAGTTTGGAGATCGTATTCCAGCAGACATCCGTATCATCGAATCTCGAGGCTTTAAGGTGGATAACTCTTCCCTCACTGGTGAATCTGAACCTCAAAGCCGTGGCCCTGAATTCACCAATGAAAATCCACTTGAAACCAAAAATTTGGCTTTCTTCTCCACTAATGCTGTGGAAG GCACTGCTAAGGGCATTGTGATAAGCTGTGGTGACAATACTGTCATGGGACGAATTGCTGGTTTGGCTTCAGGCCTTGATACTGGCGAGACCCCCATTGCTAAGGAAATCCACCATTTCATTCACTTGATCACTGGAGTAGCTGTGTTCTTAGGTGTAACCTTCTTCGTAATTGCTTTCATTCTTGGTTATCACTGGCTGGATGCTGTCATTTTCCTCATTGGTATCATTGTAGCCAATGTGCCAGAAGGATTGCTGGCTACTGTCACG GTGTGTTTGACTCTAACTGCCAAACGAATGGCTTCCAAGAACTGCCTTGTGAAGAATTTGGAAGCTGTAGAAACCTTGGGATCCACCTCCACCATCTGCTCTGATAAAACTGGCACCCTTACCCAAAACAGGATGACAGTGGCTCACATGTGGTTTGACAATCAGATCATTGAAGCTGATACCACTGAGGATCAGTCTG GAGTACAATACGACAGGACAAGCCCAGGTTTCAAGGCATTGGCTCGCATTGCTACCCTCTGCAATCGTGCTGAGTTCAAGGGAGGTCAAGATGGTGTACCAATTCTTAAAAA GGAAGTTAATGGTGATGCTTCTGAGGCTGCCCTTCTGAAATGTATGGAATTGGCTCTTGGAGATGTTTTGAGTATCCGAAAGCGCAACAAGAAGGTGTGTGAAATTCCATTCAACTCGACCAACAAATACCAGGTGTCAATTCATGAAACAGAAGAAGCAAATGACCCACGACACTTGCTTGTGATGAAGGGTGCTCCAGAGCGAATCTTGGACAGGTGCTCCACCATCTTCATCAACGGAAAGGAGAAGGTTCTGGATGAAGAGATGAAAGAGGCTTTCAACAATGCTTACTTGGAACTTGGTGGTCTTGGAGAGCGAGTTTTGG GTTTCTGTGACTTCATGCTGCCGTCTGACAAATTCCCTCTGGGATTCCACTTTGACTGTGATGACCCTAACTTCCCCATCTCAAATCTCCGATTTGTTGGCCTCATGTCTATGATTGATCCTCCCCGAGCTGCTGTGCCTGATGCTGTTGCCAAGTGCCGTTCTGCTGGTATTAAGGTCATCATGGTTACTGGTGATCATCCTATCACTGCCAAGGCTATTGCCAAGTCTGTTGGAATTATTTCTGAAG GAAATGAAACTGTTGAAGACATTGCCCAGCGTTTGAATATCCCAGTTTCTGAAGTCAATCCCAGGGAAGCTAAGGCAGCTGTTGTCCACGGATCGGAACTGAGAGAATTGTCATCTGACCAGCTGGATGAAATTTTGAG GCATCATACAGAAATTGTGTTTGCCAGAACTTCTCCTCAGCAGAAACTCATCATTGTTGAAGGCTGTCAGCGAATGGGAGCAATTGTGGCTGTGACAGGTGACGGTGTGAATGACTCTCCTGCTCTGAAAAAAGCTGACATTG gTGTTGCCATGGGTATCGCAGGTTCTGATGTGTCCAAACAAGCTGCTGACATGATTCTGCTTGATGATAACTTTGCCTCCATTGTGACTGGTGTAGAGGAAGGACGACTGATTTTTGACAACCTGAAGAAGTCCATTGCCTACACCCTGACTTCCAACATTCCTGAAATTTCACCTTTCCTGCTTTTCATCTTGGCTGATGTACCTCTTCCTCTTGGCACTGTCACCATTCTTTGCATTGATTTGGGAACTGACATG GTTCCTGCTATATCTCTGGCTTATGAAGCTCCAGAGTCTGACATAATGAAACGGCGCCCTCGCGACCCGTACAGAGATAATCTAGTGAATCGCAG GCTAATTTCCATGGCCTATGGGCAAATTGGAATGATCCAAGCGGCTGCTGGCTTCTTTGTATACTTTGTAATCATGGCAGAGAATGGTTTCTTGCCAATGAAACTCCTTGGAATCCGAAAGCAGTGGGATTCCAAGGCTGTAAATGATCTGACTGACTCCTATGGCCAAGAATGG ACTTACCGGGACAGGAAGACCCTTGAGTACACTTGCCATACAGCCTTCTTTGCCTCCATTGTCATTGTACAGTGGGCTGACTTAATTATCTGCAAAACCCGACGAAACTCAATTGTTCATCAGGGAATGAA GAATTGGGTGTTGAACTTTGGGCTGTTGTTTGAAACTGCGTTGGCTGCTTTCTTGTCATACACTCCTGGAATGGACAAAGGATTGAGAATGTTCCCTCTGAA
- the LOC124168491 gene encoding sodium/potassium-transporting ATPase subunit alpha isoform X2 has translation MYTSSSLSAESNPSTTKGYRQKSERDMIPGFALDTVEVLHSTMMVLDDNPSQHGRSDSYRVATIPSIRDDNKTADGMPKSRRKHPKKTKSEKADDLDDLKQELDIDHHKISIEELYQRLQSNPDTGLSHAKAKENLERDGPNALTPPKQTPEWVKFCKNLFGGFALLLWIGAILCFIAYSIQASTVEEPADDNLYLGVVLAAVVIITGCFSYYQESKSSKIMESFKNMVPQFATVLRDGEKLTLRAEDIVIGDVVEVKFGDRIPADIRIIESRGFKVDNSSLTGESEPQSRGPEFTNENPLETKNLAFFSTNAVEGTAKGIVISCGDNTVMGRIAGLASGLDTGETPIAKEIHHFIHLITGVAVFLGVTFFVIAFILGYHWLDAVIFLIGIIVANVPEGLLATVTVCLTLTAKRMASKNCLVKNLEAVETLGSTSTICSDKTGTLTQNRMTVAHMWFDNQIIEADTTEDQSGVQYDRTSPGFKALARIATLCNRAEFKGGQDGVPILKKEVNGDASEAALLKCMELALGDVLSIRKRNKKVCEIPFNSTNKYQVSIHETEEANDPRHLLVMKGAPERILDRCSTIFINGKEKVLDEEMKEAFNNAYLELGGLGERVLGFCDFMLPSDKFPLGFHFDCDDPNFPISNLRFVGLMSMIDPPRAAVPDAVAKCRSAGIKVIMVTGDHPITAKAIAKSVGIISEGNETVEDIAQRLNIPVSEVNPREAKAAVVHGSELRELSSDQLDEILRHHTEIVFARTSPQQKLIIVEGCQRMGAIVAVTGDGVNDSPALKKADIGVAMGIAGSDVSKQAADMILLDDNFASIVTGVEEGRLIFDNLKKSIAYTLTSNIPEISPFLLFILADVPLPLGTVTILCIDLGTDMVPAIALAYEKAEADIMKRPPRDPAVDKLVNQRLISMAYGQIGMIQAAAGFFVYFVIMAENGFLPMKLLGIRKQWDSKAVNDLTDSYGQEWTYRDRKTLEYTCHTAFFASIVIVQWADLIICKTRRNSIVHQGMKNWVLNFGLLFETALAAFLSYTPGMDKGLRMFPLKFAWWLPALPFSLAIFIYDESRRFYLRRNPGGWLEQETYY, from the exons CATGGACGTTCTGATTCATATCGCGTTGCGACGATCCCTTCCATACGAGATGACAACAAGACTGCTGATGGAATGCCGAAG TCGAGGAGGAAACACCCTAAGAAGACCAAATCAGAAAAAGCTGATGACCTCGATGATTTGAAACAGGAGTTAGATATCGACCATCATAAAATATCAATCGAAGAACTATATCAACGCCTACAATCAAACCCTGATACT GGTCTTTCACATGCCAAGGCCAAGGAAAACTTGGAACGAGATGGCCCAAACGCCCTCACACCTCCTAAACAAACCCCAGAATGGGTCAAATTCTGCAAGAACCTCTTTGGAGGCTTTGCCTTACTTTTATGGATTGGTGCAATCCTCTGCTTCATTGCCTATTCCATTCAGGCGAGCACAGTTGAAGAGCCTGCTGATGATAAT TTATACCTGGGTGTTGTACTGGCTGCTGTGGTTATCATCACTGGGTGCTTTTCGTATTATCAAGAAAGCAAGAGTTCTAAAATCATGGAGTCTTTCAAAAACATGGTTCCCCAG TTTGCTACAGTGCTTCGTGATGGTGAAAAGTTGACCTTAAGAGCTGAAGACATTGTTATAGGTGATGTTGTTGAGGTTAAGTTTGGAGATCGTATTCCAGCAGACATCCGTATCATCGAATCTCGAGGCTTTAAGGTGGATAACTCTTCCCTCACTGGTGAATCTGAACCTCAAAGCCGTGGCCCTGAATTCACCAATGAAAATCCACTTGAAACCAAAAATTTGGCTTTCTTCTCCACTAATGCTGTGGAAG GCACTGCTAAGGGCATTGTGATAAGCTGTGGTGACAATACTGTCATGGGACGAATTGCTGGTTTGGCTTCAGGCCTTGATACTGGCGAGACCCCCATTGCTAAGGAAATCCACCATTTCATTCACTTGATCACTGGAGTAGCTGTGTTCTTAGGTGTAACCTTCTTCGTAATTGCTTTCATTCTTGGTTATCACTGGCTGGATGCTGTCATTTTCCTCATTGGTATCATTGTAGCCAATGTGCCAGAAGGATTGCTGGCTACTGTCACG GTGTGTTTGACTCTAACTGCCAAACGAATGGCTTCCAAGAACTGCCTTGTGAAGAATTTGGAAGCTGTAGAAACCTTGGGATCCACCTCCACCATCTGCTCTGATAAAACTGGCACCCTTACCCAAAACAGGATGACAGTGGCTCACATGTGGTTTGACAATCAGATCATTGAAGCTGATACCACTGAGGATCAGTCTG GAGTACAATACGACAGGACAAGCCCAGGTTTCAAGGCATTGGCTCGCATTGCTACCCTCTGCAATCGTGCTGAGTTCAAGGGAGGTCAAGATGGTGTACCAATTCTTAAAAA GGAAGTTAATGGTGATGCTTCTGAGGCTGCCCTTCTGAAATGTATGGAATTGGCTCTTGGAGATGTTTTGAGTATCCGAAAGCGCAACAAGAAGGTGTGTGAAATTCCATTCAACTCGACCAACAAATACCAGGTGTCAATTCATGAAACAGAAGAAGCAAATGACCCACGACACTTGCTTGTGATGAAGGGTGCTCCAGAGCGAATCTTGGACAGGTGCTCCACCATCTTCATCAACGGAAAGGAGAAGGTTCTGGATGAAGAGATGAAAGAGGCTTTCAACAATGCTTACTTGGAACTTGGTGGTCTTGGAGAGCGAGTTTTGG GTTTCTGTGACTTCATGCTGCCGTCTGACAAATTCCCTCTGGGATTCCACTTTGACTGTGATGACCCTAACTTCCCCATCTCAAATCTCCGATTTGTTGGCCTCATGTCTATGATTGATCCTCCCCGAGCTGCTGTGCCTGATGCTGTTGCCAAGTGCCGTTCTGCTGGTATTAAGGTCATCATGGTTACTGGTGATCATCCTATCACTGCCAAGGCTATTGCCAAGTCTGTTGGAATTATTTCTGAAG GAAATGAAACTGTTGAAGACATTGCCCAGCGTTTGAATATCCCAGTTTCTGAAGTCAATCCCAGGGAAGCTAAGGCAGCTGTTGTCCACGGATCGGAACTGAGAGAATTGTCATCTGACCAGCTGGATGAAATTTTGAG GCATCATACAGAAATTGTGTTTGCCAGAACTTCTCCTCAGCAGAAACTCATCATTGTTGAAGGCTGTCAGCGAATGGGAGCAATTGTGGCTGTGACAGGTGACGGTGTGAATGACTCTCCTGCTCTGAAAAAAGCTGACATTG gTGTTGCCATGGGTATCGCAGGTTCTGATGTGTCCAAACAAGCTGCTGACATGATTCTGCTTGATGATAACTTTGCCTCCATTGTGACTGGTGTAGAGGAAGGACGACTGATTTTTGACAACCTGAAGAAGTCCATTGCCTACACCCTGACTTCCAACATTCCTGAAATTTCACCTTTCCTGCTTTTCATCTTGGCTGATGTACCTCTTCCTCTTGGCACTGTCACCATTCTTTGCATTGATTTGGGAACTGACATG GTGCCTGCTATTGCGCTTGCCTATGAAAAAGCAGAAGCAGACATCATGAAACGACCTCCCCGAGATCCTGCTGTTGACAAATTAGTAAACCAAAG GCTAATTTCCATGGCCTATGGGCAAATTGGAATGATCCAAGCGGCTGCTGGCTTCTTTGTATACTTTGTAATCATGGCAGAGAATGGTTTCTTGCCAATGAAACTCCTTGGAATCCGAAAGCAGTGGGATTCCAAGGCTGTAAATGATCTGACTGACTCCTATGGCCAAGAATGG ACTTACCGGGACAGGAAGACCCTTGAGTACACTTGCCATACAGCCTTCTTTGCCTCCATTGTCATTGTACAGTGGGCTGACTTAATTATCTGCAAAACCCGACGAAACTCAATTGTTCATCAGGGAATGAA GAATTGGGTGTTGAACTTTGGGCTGTTGTTTGAAACTGCGTTGGCTGCTTTCTTGTCATACACTCCTGGAATGGACAAAGGATTGAGAATGTTCCCTCTGAA